Proteins encoded in a region of the Triticum dicoccoides isolate Atlit2015 ecotype Zavitan chromosome 3A, WEW_v2.0, whole genome shotgun sequence genome:
- the LOC119268511 gene encoding uncharacterized protein LOC119268511 isoform X3 yields the protein MEKCLSHWVISLHFSKQGCVLITASRDGVICELDTWTGKSKDTLKASKKSINSLTVSHDEKFMVVSGKTTKLYSMKDKKEILKIPSDDGPIQLMSVSDEAHTLVSYTDNNKEVKVWSCDHQNCTVVSTVSLAMHTQPKTVECKRSTSSKAGGIVLAVSKKGVAYVWDLQTLSQDEILPTKISVKKSLDKKGRVPIILAKLCDVKEDNTIKVHVVFGSLDCLQFKIVVLGENCEDINLVAESDALASEEQDAKVNNKMDDEQDRQENTNLTRQGRPNKRTASVLDSITDTVKEVNPEYNLDEPTMEQKLESLNLLNKSEFLEEQSASLAPPSADSVYILLKQALRADDHAELLKCMYNRDEKVIVKSVSLLTPGDALKLLKFFVSSIQSRGAKLVCLLPWLQTLLSRHMSSIVSQESSLLLLNSLYQLIDARTSTFKSALQLSTTLDYRFSEIADEETDEEEAAAPIIYEDKDTEDEESDIDAMETDEESEELGDVTDALRHSDGSERVL from the exons ATGGAAAAGTGCTTGTCACACTGG GTCATTTCTCTTCACTTTTCGAAACAAGGGTGTGTTCTTATTACTGCTAGCAGGGATGGAGTTATATGTGAATTGGATACTTGGACTGGAAAATCCAAAGACACATTAAAAGCTTCGAAAAAGTCAATTAATTCTTTGACAGTTTCTCATG ATGAGAAGTTTATGGTTGTCTCAGGTAAGACaacaaaactatatagtatgaaggaCAAAAAAGAGATTCTGAAGATTCCTTCTGATGAT GGCCCTATCCAGCTGATGTCTGTGTCCGATGAAGCACACACATTAGTTTCTTATACTGACAATAATAAAGAAGTCAAAGTCTGGTCTTGTGATCACCAAAATTGCACTGTTGTTTCTACAGTCTCTCTTGCCATGCATACTCAGCCAAAGACAGTAGAGTGTAAAAGGAGCACATCATCTAAAGCCGGGGGAATTGTTCTTGCAGTATCAAAGAAAGGTGTGGCTTATGTGTGGGATTTGCAGACCCTTTCCCAAGATGAAATACTGCCCACCAAAATTTCAGTAAAAAAATCACTTGATAAAAAGGGCCGTGTCCCAATTATTTTAGCCAAGTTATGTGATGTCAAAGAAGACAACACAATTAAGGTTCATGTTGTGTTTGGATCACTAGACTGTTTACAGTTCAAGATTGTTGTATTGGGTGAGAATTGTGAGGACATCAACTTGGTTGCGGAATCTGATGCATTAGCTTCAGAAGAGCAAGATGCAAAAG TAAATAACAAGATGGATGATGAACAAGATCGACAGGAGAATACAAACCTCACTCGTCAAGGAAGACCAAACAAAAGGACAGCGTCTGTTTTGGATTCTATCACTG ACACAGTCAAGGAGGTGAATCCAGAGTATAATCTAGATGAACCAACTATGGAGCAGAAACTCGAGAGTCTAAATTTGCTCAATAAGTCTGAATTCCTTGAAGAGCAATCAGCCTCTCTGGCGCCGCCGAGTGCAGATTCAGTCTATATTTTGCTGAAGCAAGCTTTGCGTGCTGATGATCACGCTGAATTGCTGAAATGCATGTACAATAGAGATGAAAAG GTCATTGTAAAGTCAGTATCACTCCTAACGCCAGGAGATGCCCTGAAGCTTCTCAAGTTCTTCGTGTCGTCAATACAATCTAG GGGTGCAAAGCTGGTTTGTTTGCTCCCGTGGCTTCAAACTTTACTTAGCCGGCACATGAGCAGCATCGTGTCACAGGAGTCTTCTCTGCTGTTGCTCAATTCACTCTATCAG CTTATTGATGCAAGAACGTCGACCTTCAAATCAGCACTTCAACTCTCTACCACCCTTGATTACCGGTTCAGTGAG ATTGCCGATGAAGAAACTGACGAGGAAGAGGCGGCCGCACCGATTATCTATGAGGACAAGGACACAGAGGACGAAGAATCTGACATCGATGCTATGGAAaccgatgaggagagtgaagagctTGGCGATGTTACTGATGCCCTAAGGCATTCAGATGGAAGTGAGAGAGTATTATGA
- the LOC119268511 gene encoding uncharacterized protein LOC119268511 isoform X2, translating to MAATPPPPDAFAFSSDGELFAAVSGRRIQVISLHFSKQGCVLITASRDGVICELDTWTGKSKDTLKASKKSINSLTVSHDEKFMVVSGKTTKLYSMKDKKEILKIPSDDGPIQLMSVSDEAHTLVSYTDNNKEVKVWSCDHQNCTVVSTVSLAMHTQPKTVECKRSTSSKAGGIVLAVSKKGVAYVWDLQTLSQDEILPTKISVKKSLDKKGRVPIILAKLCDVKEDNTIKVHVVFGSLDCLQFKIVVLGENCEDINLVAESDALASEEQDAKVNNKMDDEQDRQENTNLTRQGRPNKRTASVLDSITDTVKEVNPEYNLDEPTMEQKLESLNLLNKSEFLEEQSASLAPPSADSVYILLKQALRADDHAELLKCMYNRDEKVIVKSVSLLTPGDALKLLKFFVSSIQSRGAKLVCLLPWLQTLLSRHMSSIVSQESSLLLLNSLYQLIDARTSTFKSALQLSTTLDYRFSEIADEETDEEEAAAPIIYEDKDTEDEESDIDAMETDEESEELGDVTDALRHSDGSERVL from the exons ATGGCCGCaaccccgccgccgcccgacgccttCGCCTTCTCTTCTGACGGAGAGCTCTTCGCAGCCGTCTCCGGTCGGCGAATCCAG GTCATTTCTCTTCACTTTTCGAAACAAGGGTGTGTTCTTATTACTGCTAGCAGGGATGGAGTTATATGTGAATTGGATACTTGGACTGGAAAATCCAAAGACACATTAAAAGCTTCGAAAAAGTCAATTAATTCTTTGACAGTTTCTCATG ATGAGAAGTTTATGGTTGTCTCAGGTAAGACaacaaaactatatagtatgaaggaCAAAAAAGAGATTCTGAAGATTCCTTCTGATGAT GGCCCTATCCAGCTGATGTCTGTGTCCGATGAAGCACACACATTAGTTTCTTATACTGACAATAATAAAGAAGTCAAAGTCTGGTCTTGTGATCACCAAAATTGCACTGTTGTTTCTACAGTCTCTCTTGCCATGCATACTCAGCCAAAGACAGTAGAGTGTAAAAGGAGCACATCATCTAAAGCCGGGGGAATTGTTCTTGCAGTATCAAAGAAAGGTGTGGCTTATGTGTGGGATTTGCAGACCCTTTCCCAAGATGAAATACTGCCCACCAAAATTTCAGTAAAAAAATCACTTGATAAAAAGGGCCGTGTCCCAATTATTTTAGCCAAGTTATGTGATGTCAAAGAAGACAACACAATTAAGGTTCATGTTGTGTTTGGATCACTAGACTGTTTACAGTTCAAGATTGTTGTATTGGGTGAGAATTGTGAGGACATCAACTTGGTTGCGGAATCTGATGCATTAGCTTCAGAAGAGCAAGATGCAAAAG TAAATAACAAGATGGATGATGAACAAGATCGACAGGAGAATACAAACCTCACTCGTCAAGGAAGACCAAACAAAAGGACAGCGTCTGTTTTGGATTCTATCACTG ACACAGTCAAGGAGGTGAATCCAGAGTATAATCTAGATGAACCAACTATGGAGCAGAAACTCGAGAGTCTAAATTTGCTCAATAAGTCTGAATTCCTTGAAGAGCAATCAGCCTCTCTGGCGCCGCCGAGTGCAGATTCAGTCTATATTTTGCTGAAGCAAGCTTTGCGTGCTGATGATCACGCTGAATTGCTGAAATGCATGTACAATAGAGATGAAAAG GTCATTGTAAAGTCAGTATCACTCCTAACGCCAGGAGATGCCCTGAAGCTTCTCAAGTTCTTCGTGTCGTCAATACAATCTAG GGGTGCAAAGCTGGTTTGTTTGCTCCCGTGGCTTCAAACTTTACTTAGCCGGCACATGAGCAGCATCGTGTCACAGGAGTCTTCTCTGCTGTTGCTCAATTCACTCTATCAG CTTATTGATGCAAGAACGTCGACCTTCAAATCAGCACTTCAACTCTCTACCACCCTTGATTACCGGTTCAGTGAG ATTGCCGATGAAGAAACTGACGAGGAAGAGGCGGCCGCACCGATTATCTATGAGGACAAGGACACAGAGGACGAAGAATCTGACATCGATGCTATGGAAaccgatgaggagagtgaagagctTGGCGATGTTACTGATGCCCTAAGGCATTCAGATGGAAGTGAGAGAGTATTATGA
- the LOC119268511 gene encoding uncharacterized protein LOC119268511 isoform X1 → MAATPPPPDAFAFSSDGELFAAVSGRRIQVWSTREGQKIAGWTDPIAAHDDSYSCIACSSVQKKHKKDGDLIVVAVGTANGVVLALDSTGVIWKSACHTGKVISLHFSKQGCVLITASRDGVICELDTWTGKSKDTLKASKKSINSLTVSHDEKFMVVSGKTTKLYSMKDKKEILKIPSDDGPIQLMSVSDEAHTLVSYTDNNKEVKVWSCDHQNCTVVSTVSLAMHTQPKTVECKRSTSSKAGGIVLAVSKKGVAYVWDLQTLSQDEILPTKISVKKSLDKKGRVPIILAKLCDVKEDNTIKVHVVFGSLDCLQFKIVVLGENCEDINLVAESDALASEEQDAKVNNKMDDEQDRQENTNLTRQGRPNKRTASVLDSITDTVKEVNPEYNLDEPTMEQKLESLNLLNKSEFLEEQSASLAPPSADSVYILLKQALRADDHAELLKCMYNRDEKVIVKSVSLLTPGDALKLLKFFVSSIQSRGAKLVCLLPWLQTLLSRHMSSIVSQESSLLLLNSLYQLIDARTSTFKSALQLSTTLDYRFSEIADEETDEEEAAAPIIYEDKDTEDEESDIDAMETDEESEELGDVTDALRHSDGSERVL, encoded by the exons ATGGCCGCaaccccgccgccgcccgacgccttCGCCTTCTCTTCTGACGGAGAGCTCTTCGCAGCCGTCTCCGGTCGGCGAATCCAG GTATGGAGTACAAGAGAAGGACAAAAGATAGCAGGATGGACTGATCCAATAGCAGCCCATGATGATTCATACAGTTGCATTGCCTGCAGCTCTGTTCAGAAGAAG CACAAAAAGGATGGCGACCTTATTGTTGTTGCTGTTGGCACTGCAAATGGTGTAGTTTTAGCTCTTGATTCTACTGGTGTTATATGGAAAAGTGCTTGTCACACTGG CAAGGTCATTTCTCTTCACTTTTCGAAACAAGGGTGTGTTCTTATTACTGCTAGCAGGGATGGAGTTATATGTGAATTGGATACTTGGACTGGAAAATCCAAAGACACATTAAAAGCTTCGAAAAAGTCAATTAATTCTTTGACAGTTTCTCATG ATGAGAAGTTTATGGTTGTCTCAGGTAAGACaacaaaactatatagtatgaaggaCAAAAAAGAGATTCTGAAGATTCCTTCTGATGAT GGCCCTATCCAGCTGATGTCTGTGTCCGATGAAGCACACACATTAGTTTCTTATACTGACAATAATAAAGAAGTCAAAGTCTGGTCTTGTGATCACCAAAATTGCACTGTTGTTTCTACAGTCTCTCTTGCCATGCATACTCAGCCAAAGACAGTAGAGTGTAAAAGGAGCACATCATCTAAAGCCGGGGGAATTGTTCTTGCAGTATCAAAGAAAGGTGTGGCTTATGTGTGGGATTTGCAGACCCTTTCCCAAGATGAAATACTGCCCACCAAAATTTCAGTAAAAAAATCACTTGATAAAAAGGGCCGTGTCCCAATTATTTTAGCCAAGTTATGTGATGTCAAAGAAGACAACACAATTAAGGTTCATGTTGTGTTTGGATCACTAGACTGTTTACAGTTCAAGATTGTTGTATTGGGTGAGAATTGTGAGGACATCAACTTGGTTGCGGAATCTGATGCATTAGCTTCAGAAGAGCAAGATGCAAAAG TAAATAACAAGATGGATGATGAACAAGATCGACAGGAGAATACAAACCTCACTCGTCAAGGAAGACCAAACAAAAGGACAGCGTCTGTTTTGGATTCTATCACTG ACACAGTCAAGGAGGTGAATCCAGAGTATAATCTAGATGAACCAACTATGGAGCAGAAACTCGAGAGTCTAAATTTGCTCAATAAGTCTGAATTCCTTGAAGAGCAATCAGCCTCTCTGGCGCCGCCGAGTGCAGATTCAGTCTATATTTTGCTGAAGCAAGCTTTGCGTGCTGATGATCACGCTGAATTGCTGAAATGCATGTACAATAGAGATGAAAAG GTCATTGTAAAGTCAGTATCACTCCTAACGCCAGGAGATGCCCTGAAGCTTCTCAAGTTCTTCGTGTCGTCAATACAATCTAG GGGTGCAAAGCTGGTTTGTTTGCTCCCGTGGCTTCAAACTTTACTTAGCCGGCACATGAGCAGCATCGTGTCACAGGAGTCTTCTCTGCTGTTGCTCAATTCACTCTATCAG CTTATTGATGCAAGAACGTCGACCTTCAAATCAGCACTTCAACTCTCTACCACCCTTGATTACCGGTTCAGTGAG ATTGCCGATGAAGAAACTGACGAGGAAGAGGCGGCCGCACCGATTATCTATGAGGACAAGGACACAGAGGACGAAGAATCTGACATCGATGCTATGGAAaccgatgaggagagtgaagagctTGGCGATGTTACTGATGCCCTAAGGCATTCAGATGGAAGTGAGAGAGTATTATGA